A single genomic interval of bacterium harbors:
- the rapZ gene encoding RNase adapter RapZ, whose translation MSNSRFIIITGLSGAGKTQAADFFEDRGFFCVDNLPTTLIPLFAELCSRSKTPIKDVALVIDIREGEFLTNLFDALSNISQKGIEYKILFLEALDGVLSRRFKESRRRHPLGISRSLDEYIQTERKALSPLKERADLVVDTSYLTPGDLREKLKEAFLTLAKPREMTIILTSFGYKYGAPMDTDLLFDVRFLPNPHYIEELQPLTGQDKPVIDYVMQWPVTKNFLKIFFELMGFLVPQYMAEGKTYLTIAIGCTGGKHRSITITEMLGEFIQQQGLKANLIVKHRDMDK comes from the coding sequence ATGAGTAACAGCCGGTTTATTATTATCACTGGTCTGTCTGGCGCCGGAAAAACCCAGGCGGCTGATTTCTTTGAGGACAGAGGATTCTTCTGTGTCGATAATCTCCCGACTACCCTAATTCCCCTTTTTGCTGAACTGTGCAGTCGATCGAAGACCCCGATAAAAGACGTGGCTTTAGTCATTGACATTAGAGAAGGAGAATTCCTGACCAATCTATTTGATGCCTTAAGTAATATTTCTCAAAAAGGAATCGAATACAAGATCCTTTTCCTTGAGGCCCTGGATGGTGTTTTAAGTCGCCGTTTCAAGGAAAGCAGGCGGAGGCATCCTTTAGGTATAAGCCGTTCTCTGGATGAATATATCCAGACTGAAAGGAAGGCCTTAAGCCCACTTAAAGAGAGAGCCGATCTGGTGGTGGACACCTCGTATCTTACGCCGGGTGATTTGCGGGAGAAACTGAAGGAGGCCTTCCTTACCCTGGCCAAACCGAGGGAAATGACCATAATTCTCACCTCTTTTGGTTATAAATACGGGGCGCCTATGGATACTGACCTCCTCTTCGATGTCCGCTTTCTGCCCAATCCGCATTATATAGAAGAACTTCAACCCTTGACCGGGCAAGATAAACCGGTTATTGACTACGTTATGCAGTGGCCGGTAACAAAAAACTTCCTCAAGATATTTTTCGAGTTGATGGGATTCCTTGTCCCCCAGTATATGGCCGAGGGCAAGACTTATCTGACGATAGCCATCGGCTGCACCGGAGGCAAGCATAGGTCTATTACCATCACCGAGATGTTGGGGGAGTTCATTCAACAGCAGGGTCTGAAGGCCAATTTGATTGTTAAACATAGGGATATGGATAAATAG
- the hprK gene encoding HPr(Ser) kinase/phosphatase codes for MPSISIKRVLEEYGDRLRLEVAAGESGLNKRISASTLNRPGLALTGYMEHFTYRKIQVLGKLEISYLNHLTPTQRLGNLKNLFMHEIPCFIVTWGQGIPPELVALAETHQIPILKTPLRTVMLITQLTFYLEDKFAPETSIHASLVDVFGMGVLIVGRSGVGKSECALELIERGHRLIADDIVEIKRLGNKLIGTGAELIKYHMEIRGLGVINIKELFGVSAICEKKEVELVINLEEWKKDEYDRLGLGDKAHTLLGVKVPHLIIPIRPGRNIAILIEVGVMNQRLKDMGYHSAEEFNQKLLDWMETTRQDKGENE; via the coding sequence ATGCCAAGTATATCCATCAAGCGAGTCCTGGAAGAATACGGCGATCGGCTTCGGCTTGAAGTGGCCGCCGGTGAAAGTGGTCTTAATAAAAGAATATCCGCTTCAACTCTTAACCGCCCAGGTTTAGCACTGACCGGATATATGGAACATTTTACTTATCGGAAGATTCAAGTTCTTGGAAAACTTGAGATATCCTACCTGAACCACCTTACCCCCACCCAGCGGCTTGGAAACTTAAAGAATCTCTTTATGCATGAAATCCCCTGCTTCATTGTTACCTGGGGGCAGGGAATCCCCCCTGAACTGGTGGCCTTAGCTGAAACCCACCAGATCCCTATCCTCAAGACCCCCTTAAGAACAGTTATGCTTATTACCCAGCTTACCTTCTATTTGGAGGATAAGTTTGCCCCTGAGACCAGTATCCATGCTTCTCTGGTTGATGTCTTTGGTATGGGGGTTTTAATAGTCGGACGAAGCGGAGTGGGTAAAAGTGAATGCGCCCTGGAGTTGATAGAGCGGGGACATCGGCTTATTGCCGATGATATAGTTGAAATTAAACGGCTGGGGAATAAACTGATCGGGACCGGAGCGGAGCTTATTAAGTACCATATGGAAATAAGAGGTCTTGGGGTGATAAATATAAAAGAACTTTTTGGCGTTTCGGCTATATGTGAAAAAAAAGAGGTCGAACTGGTGATCAACCTGGAAGAATGGAAGAAGGATGAGTATGACCGACTGGGTCTGGGGGATAAGGCCCATACCCTTTTAGGCGTAAAAGTGCCTCATCTTATTATTCCGATTAGGCCCGGCAGAAATATCGCTATCCTTATTGAAGTTGGGGTTATGAACCAGAGACTGAAGGATATGGGGTACCATTCGGCTGAGGAGTTTAATCAGAAGTTGCTTGACTGGATGGAAACAACAAGGCAAGATAAGGGTGAAAATGAGTAA
- a CDS encoding PTS sugar transporter subunit IIA, which produces MTLLDILDKKSIKLNLSAKDKEGVLAELIDLLVEAKKISDRESALSAIMKREELMSTGIGHGVAIPHAKADAVKELISAFGCSKEGIDFQSLDGEPAYIFFLLLSPADEASGFHIKALARISRLLKHNYFRELLRKAETSEEVLSLIKKEEAKHL; this is translated from the coding sequence ATGACACTTTTAGATATTCTAGATAAAAAATCTATTAAATTAAATCTTTCTGCCAAAGATAAAGAAGGAGTTTTGGCTGAATTAATAGATCTTTTAGTTGAAGCTAAGAAGATTTCAGATAGGGAAAGTGCCCTCTCGGCTATTATGAAACGTGAAGAGTTGATGAGTACCGGCATTGGGCATGGAGTAGCCATCCCTCACGCCAAGGCTGATGCCGTAAAGGAACTTATTTCTGCCTTTGGCTGTTCCAAAGAGGGCATTGATTTTCAATCCCTTGATGGGGAGCCGGCTTATATTTTTTTCCTTCTACTAAGTCCTGCTGATGAGGCCTCTGGTTTTCATATAAAGGCCTTAGCTCGAATCTCCCGTCTGCTAAAGCATAATTATTTCCGTGAACTTTTACGAAAAGCTGAAACTTCGGAAGAAGTGTTAAGTCTTATCAAGAAAGAAGAAGCTAAGCACCTCTAA
- the raiA gene encoding ribosome-associated translation inhibitor RaiA, which translates to MQLTITGRRMEVTPPLNDYVEKKFSRVEKYLKKGADVHVSLSVEKNRHKVEVTINANGLVFRGEEVTADMYASIDQVLDKIENQLKRYKEKTKGHKGKSSPWEENIEMKILSGGEDQSELKVIKTQRHPVKPMSLEEAILQLSLTKNDFMVFTNAETEEVNVIYHRRDGNYGLIEPSV; encoded by the coding sequence TTGCAGCTTACCATTACTGGCAGACGGATGGAGGTTACTCCACCCTTAAATGATTACGTGGAGAAAAAATTTTCACGGGTGGAGAAGTATTTAAAAAAAGGAGCTGACGTTCATGTAAGTCTCTCCGTGGAAAAAAACAGGCACAAGGTAGAAGTAACCATTAACGCCAACGGACTTGTCTTTAGGGGAGAAGAAGTAACGGCGGATATGTATGCTTCTATCGATCAGGTATTAGACAAGATAGAAAACCAGCTTAAAAGATATAAAGAGAAGACTAAGGGGCATAAGGGTAAGTCTTCACCCTGGGAAGAGAATATAGAGATGAAGATTCTTTCAGGAGGGGAGGATCAATCAGAGCTTAAGGTTATAAAGACTCAACGCCATCCGGTTAAACCTATGTCTCTGGAAGAAGCTATCTTACAATTAAGTCTGACCAAGAATGACTTCATGGTCTTCACTAATGCCGAAACTGAAGAAGTGAATGTAATTTATCACAGGCGGGATGGTAATTACGGTTTAATTGAGCCGTCTGTATAA
- the lpxC gene encoding UDP-3-O-acyl-N-acetylglucosamine deacetylase translates to MDRRSKKLKQQTIAREVTYAGIGLHTGNKINLTFKPAPVDTGIVFVRRDLPGKPKVKASLENVASSTREISLKIDGVEVRTVEHVLSALSGLGIDNCEIELDGPEPPVGDGSSLFLVDLLTGSPILTQEKSRSILRPKKPVWVVDGDREITLLPDEALTITCMIDFAHPAVGSQLASFTLAPDIFINEIAPARTFGFLEEVETLKQQGLAQGGSLENAIVIGPERILNDSLRFDNELVRHKILDLIGDLSLLGAPFSGRLTAIKPGHSLNVKLAKKIAQETKIVPLTGELDMAAIQEILPHRYPFLLVDRIIELEPEARVVGIKNVSMNEEFFQGHFPGHPIMPGVLMVEALAQTCGVLLLSKVENRGKMVYFTGIDKVRFRRPVLPGDQLRLEGKPIKIRQRTGKMLGRAYVGDNLVTEAELMFSIAE, encoded by the coding sequence TTGGATAGGAGGAGCAAAAAACTGAAACAACAGACTATTGCCAGAGAGGTAACTTACGCTGGAATTGGACTCCATACAGGGAACAAGATCAATCTTACCTTTAAACCGGCTCCGGTAGATACAGGGATTGTCTTTGTCAGGAGGGATTTACCCGGCAAGCCAAAGGTTAAAGCCAGTCTGGAAAATGTGGCCAGCAGTACCCGGGAGATATCGCTCAAAATAGACGGCGTGGAAGTCAGGACAGTAGAACATGTCCTTTCTGCCCTGAGCGGACTCGGGATCGATAACTGTGAAATTGAACTGGACGGCCCTGAGCCGCCAGTCGGAGACGGAAGCTCTCTTTTTTTAGTTGATCTCCTTACCGGGAGCCCAATTTTAACTCAAGAAAAATCTCGCTCTATACTTAGACCTAAAAAACCTGTCTGGGTGGTGGATGGAGACAGGGAAATCACCCTTTTACCGGATGAAGCTTTAACTATTACTTGCATGATAGACTTTGCCCATCCGGCGGTTGGGTCTCAGTTAGCCTCCTTCACCCTGGCTCCTGACATATTTATTAATGAAATCGCTCCAGCCAGGACCTTTGGTTTTTTAGAGGAAGTAGAGACCCTGAAACAGCAAGGGTTAGCCCAGGGTGGGAGCCTAGAAAATGCTATTGTCATTGGGCCGGAGAGAATCTTAAATGATTCCCTTCGTTTTGATAACGAACTTGTCCGCCATAAGATTCTCGATCTTATTGGAGACCTCTCCCTTTTGGGCGCTCCTTTTAGTGGTCGTCTGACGGCTATTAAGCCGGGGCACAGCCTGAATGTTAAGTTAGCTAAAAAAATCGCCCAAGAAACAAAGATTGTCCCCCTGACCGGTGAACTGGATATGGCGGCTATTCAAGAGATACTGCCTCACCGGTACCCTTTTCTTTTGGTGGATAGAATTATAGAACTGGAGCCAGAAGCCCGGGTAGTGGGAATAAAGAATGTAAGTATGAATGAGGAATTTTTTCAGGGACACTTTCCGGGACATCCTATTATGCCCGGGGTATTGATGGTGGAAGCCCTGGCTCAAACCTGCGGGGTTTTACTCCTTTCCAAGGTTGAAAACAGAGGCAAGATGGTCTATTTTACCGGAATAGATAAGGTTAGATTTAGACGCCCTGTTTTACCAGGAGATCAACTCAGACTGGAAGGAAAACCAATCAAGATCAGACAGCGAACGGGTAAGATGTTGGGCCGGGCATACGTGGGGGATAATCTGGTAACTGAAGCGGAATTAATGTTTTCTATTGCCGAATGA
- the lpxA gene encoding acyl-ACP--UDP-N-acetylglucosamine O-acyltransferase — protein MKIHPTAIVHPRAELGSEVEISPMAQIGEHVTLGDRTRIGPGAIITGWTSIGSDCEIHPGAIIGHDPQIKGCKVKRSYTEIGNGNVIREYVTIHRAGNEEGVTRIGNQNFIMGNVHIAHNCEIGNEVIITNYAGLTGHVEVGDRAFISGLAAIHQFVRIGELAMIGGSSKVVQDVPPYFLVDGHPATACGLNTVGLKRAGFPLPLRNHLKKAYRLLYRSNLLISAALSQIEEELGECPEVNRLVTFIRASKRGICKDRSQKSEHRIQTICDPLSGSDI, from the coding sequence ATGAAGATTCATCCCACGGCCATCGTTCATCCCAGGGCTGAACTGGGATCAGAAGTGGAAATCAGTCCTATGGCCCAGATAGGTGAACACGTCACCCTGGGGGATCGGACCCGGATAGGGCCTGGCGCCATCATTACCGGTTGGACCTCGATTGGTTCTGATTGTGAAATTCATCCCGGCGCTATTATCGGCCATGATCCCCAGATAAAAGGATGCAAGGTAAAGCGGTCCTATACGGAGATTGGGAACGGCAATGTCATCCGGGAATATGTGACTATTCATCGGGCGGGGAACGAAGAAGGCGTCACCAGAATCGGTAACCAAAACTTTATTATGGGCAACGTCCATATTGCCCATAATTGCGAGATTGGAAATGAAGTTATTATCACCAATTATGCCGGTTTGACCGGACACGTTGAGGTGGGAGACCGGGCCTTCATTTCCGGTCTGGCCGCCATTCATCAGTTTGTCAGGATTGGAGAGCTGGCTATGATTGGTGGGAGCTCCAAGGTGGTCCAGGACGTGCCGCCTTATTTTCTGGTGGACGGACATCCGGCCACCGCTTGCGGCTTGAATACGGTCGGACTGAAAAGAGCCGGCTTCCCTCTTCCCCTCAGAAACCATCTCAAAAAGGCCTACCGCCTCCTTTATCGCTCTAACCTCCTTATTTCGGCAGCCCTCTCCCAGATAGAGGAAGAGTTAGGGGAGTGCCCGGAAGTCAATCGGTTAGTGACCTTTATTCGGGCTTCAAAACGGGGGATATGTAAAGACAGAAGTCAGAAGTCAGAACACAGAATACAGACAATCTGTGATCCATTATCTGGCTCTGACATCTGA
- a CDS encoding Gfo/Idh/MocA family oxidoreductase, with translation MKPAKVGVIGTGHMGTYHVRTLSEIPNVELTGVTDIDYHRAETIANQYGTTAYRDHKELFDKVEGVSIAVPTGLHYQVAKDCLEAGLHVLLEKPMTQNLEEAKELFDLAASKQRILQIGHIERFNAAVQELKNIVRNPIFIECRRLGPYSSNGRIKDSGVVLDLLIHDIDIVLSLVNSRLERINAAGASVYSNGHEDVVNVQLIFANGCIGNLTASRITENKIRTLSITQPDAYIYLDYADQDLHIHRQAASKYILSREVMRYKQESFIERLFVHKDNPLKLELIHFINCFANGGRSRVSPEEELNSLGVTLKVLDLIKEGKGKL, from the coding sequence TTGAAACCTGCTAAAGTAGGCGTTATCGGAACAGGGCATATGGGGACTTATCATGTCCGAACCCTGAGCGAAATCCCTAATGTAGAATTAACCGGAGTAACAGACATTGATTACCATCGGGCAGAAACAATAGCCAACCAGTACGGAACTACGGCTTATCGTGATCATAAGGAGCTTTTTGATAAGGTTGAGGGAGTAAGCATTGCTGTTCCAACCGGGCTCCATTACCAGGTGGCCAAAGATTGTCTGGAGGCGGGCCTCCATGTCCTTCTGGAAAAGCCTATGACCCAAAACCTGGAGGAGGCCAAAGAATTATTTGATCTGGCTGCCTCAAAACAAAGAATTTTGCAAATAGGACATATAGAACGATTTAATGCCGCGGTCCAGGAACTCAAGAATATCGTGCGGAATCCTATCTTCATTGAGTGTCGGCGACTCGGCCCTTATTCCTCCAACGGCCGGATAAAGGATAGCGGGGTGGTTCTGGACCTGCTTATTCACGATATCGATATCGTTCTCAGCCTGGTTAACTCAAGGCTTGAACGAATAAACGCCGCCGGCGCTTCAGTCTATTCCAACGGACATGAGGACGTGGTCAATGTTCAGTTAATCTTTGCCAACGGCTGTATAGGCAACCTCACGGCCTCCAGAATAACTGAAAATAAGATCCGCACCTTATCCATTACCCAGCCTGACGCTTATATCTACCTGGATTATGCTGATCAGGATCTGCATATCCACCGTCAAGCCGCCTCAAAATACATCCTCAGCCGCGAAGTGATGCGATATAAACAAGAGTCCTTTATCGAAAGACTCTTTGTCCATAAGGATAATCCCCTCAAATTGGAGCTGATTCATTTTATTAATTGTTTTGCTAATGGAGGGCGATCGAGGGTTTCCCCTGAGGAAGAACTAAATTCCCTGGGTGTTACCCTGAAGGTGTTGGATCTAATTAAGGAGGGTAAGGGAAAGTTATGA
- the pyrR gene encoding bifunctional pyr operon transcriptional regulator/uracil phosphoribosyltransferase PyrR: MRREVMNAREIKRALTRMSLEIMERNGDVSDLVVVGIITRGVSLAVRLSKLMAAEEGIEVKIGSLDITLYRDDLNLQGRDRIPPGELVSKTDIPFDVNDKVVILVDDILYTGRTTRAALGQLMDFGRPRSIQLAILVDRGHRELPIRPDYVGKNISTLREEKVKVQLTEVDEVDQDRVIVI, translated from the coding sequence ATGAGGCGGGAAGTGATGAATGCCAGGGAAATAAAAAGGGCTCTTACCAGAATGTCTCTGGAGATAATGGAAAGAAACGGTGATGTGAGCGATTTAGTCGTGGTGGGCATTATAACCAGAGGGGTTTCCCTGGCGGTCAGGCTATCTAAACTGATGGCCGCCGAAGAAGGGATAGAAGTTAAGATAGGTTCATTGGATATCACCCTCTATCGTGATGATTTAAACCTCCAGGGGAGGGATAGAATCCCCCCCGGCGAGCTGGTTTCCAAGACAGATATCCCCTTTGATGTTAACGACAAAGTGGTTATCCTGGTAGATGATATTTTATATACCGGCCGCACCACCAGGGCTGCCCTGGGACAATTGATGGATTTTGGACGGCCCAGGTCGATACAACTGGCCATATTAGTTGATCGAGGTCACCGGGAATTGCCTATCAGACCCGATTACGTGGGGAAAAATATCTCTACCTTACGGGAAGAAAAAGTTAAGGTTCAACTAACCGAGGTAGACGAGGTTGATCAGGATCGAGTCATTGTGATATAG